From Brassica oleracea var. oleracea cultivar TO1000 chromosome C3, BOL, whole genome shotgun sequence, a single genomic window includes:
- the LOC106333755 gene encoding receptor-like protein 12: MMISNQFYCLFDIVTLYFFFLGFLLLHTFASPVLQHCHHDQMDALLEFKHEFLVNEFNSNSSLSSWKTNSDCCLWEGVTCDTKSGKVISLDLQYIPLNNFLKLNSGLFKLQHLRNLSLRDCHLHGEIPSSLGNLSHLEHLDLLGNYLVGEVPASVGNLTQLKYLNLNNNKFTGNIHVPFANFTKLTHLDISNNQFTGELPLVLLNLATSLSILAISNNLFKSIFPSDMSRFDKLEHIDVGGNSFFGPFPTPLFMIPSLTWVNLRENQFEGPIEFRNISSSSKLQSLFLRQNKFEGPIPKSISKFPNLETLFLSDNNFTGTIPISISNLVNLVTFDISQNNFTGPIPRSNLVKLQYLDLSNNKLEGEIPGWLGGVSELMLSHNSFSRFGKSLEVSDVTHIQTLDLSSNSFQGPLPHWICKLRPSMFLDLSNNIFNGSIHQCLRNTIVPLRALNLQNNNLTGILHQDLFVNATNLELVDVRGNKLEGKLPESLINCISLKFLNVRSNKIKDKFPSWLSSLPSLNVLILRSNEFYGPLYHPHVSIGFQSLKVIDISHNHFNGTLPPFYFSKWHGMTTLREEHQSYTVYMGYPAYGGFYRSSMEMVNKGVDTKFQRIRKDFKAIDFSENEFGGKIPSSIGFLKELRLLNLSGNTLTGNIPQSLANLTNLEELDLSRNQLLGQIPSELGSLSFLSIMNFSHNNLEGPIPRSTQFQRQSCSAFMYNSNLYGLEDICGKTHVPNPTPQESEDLFEPKEQVISWISAGIAYGPGVFYGLVIAHKLSPHIHKWFM, translated from the coding sequence ATGATGATTTCAAACCAATTTTATTGTCTTTTTGATATTGTTACTTTGTATTTCTTCTTTTTGGGTTTCCTCCTTCTGCACACGTTTGCTTCTCCTGTGCTCCAACATTGTCATCATGACCAGATGGATGCTCTTCTTGAGTTCAAACACGAGTTTCTGGTAAATGAATTCAACTCAAACTCATCTTTAAGTTCATGGAAGACGAATAGTGATTGTTGTCTTTGGGAAGGTGTCACATGCGATACTAAATCTGGCAAAGTGATTTCACTTGATCTCCAATACATCCCTCTCAACAACTTTTTAAAACTTAATAGTGGTCTTTTCAAACTTCAGCATCTTCGTAACCTAAGTCTTAGAGATTGCCATCTCCATGGAGAGATTCCTTCTTCATTAGGAAACCTTTCTCATCTCGAACATCTTGACCTTTTGGGTAATTATTTAGTAGGGGAAGTTCCAGCTTCAGTCGGAAACCTAACCCAACTAAAATATTTAAACCTTAACAATAACAAGTTCACTGGAAATATTCATGTTCCATTTGCCAACTTTACAAAGCTGACCCACTTAGATATCTCAAACAACCAATTCACAGGTGAATTGCCTCTTGTACTACTAAATCTAGCCACTAGTTTGTCGATTTTAGCCATTAGCAATAATCTGTTTAAATCCATCTTTCCATCTGATATGAGTCGATTCGACAAGTTAGAGCATATTGATGTGGGAGGTAACTCATTTTTCGGTCCTTTTCCTACACCTTTGTTCATGATTCCTTCGTTAACATGGGTTAATTTAAGAGAAAACCAGTTTGAGGGACCTATAGAGTTTAGGAATATATCTTCGTCATCTAAGCTTCAGAGTCTATTCCTTCGTCAAAACAAATTCGAAGGTCCTATTCCCAAATCCATATCAAAATTTCCCAATCTTGAGACTTTATTTCTTAGTGACAACAATTTCACAGGAACAATTCCCATATCTATATCAAACTTGGTCAACCTTGTTACTTTTGATATTAGCCAAAACAATTTCACTGGACCAATCCCCAGATCAAATTTAGTCAAACTCCAGTATCTTGATCTTTCTAACAATAAGTTGGAAGGTGAAATACCAGGTTGGTTAGGGGGTGTGTCGGAGTTGATGCTTTCTCACAACTCTTTCAGCCGTTTTGGAAAGTCATTAGAAGTTTCAGATGTAACACATATCCAAACGTTGGATCTGAGTTCAAATTCTTTCCAAGGACCATTACCTCATTGGATATGCAAGCTTAGACCGTCAATGTTCTTGGATTTGTCTAACAATATCTTCAACGGTTCCATCCATCAATGTTTAAGGAACACGATTGTTCCTCTCAGAGCGCTAAATCTACAGAACAACAATCTCACTGGAATTCTTCATCAAGATTTATTTGTCAACGCTACCAACTTAGAGTTAGTTGACGTTAGGGGCAACAAGTTGGAGGGAAAACTTCCAGAATCATTGATCAACTGCATTTCTTTGAAGTTTTTAAATGTAAGAAGCAACAAGATCAAAGACAAGTTTCCATCTTGGTTGAGTTCTCTGCCGTCATTAAATGTCTTAATCCTCCGATCAAATGAATTCTACGGGCCTTTGTATCATCCACATGTGTCCATTGGGTTTCAAAGTTTAAAAGTCATTGATATATCACATAACCACTTCAACGGAACTTTGCCGCCTTTCTATTTTTCCAAATGGCATGGGATGACCACGTTAAGGGAAGAACATCAAAGTTACACCGTCTACATGGGATATCCTGCGTATGGAGGTTTTTACCGTAGTTCGATGGAAATGGTGAACAAAGGAGTTGATACAAAGTTTCAGCGGATCCGAAAAGACTTCAAGGCTATTGACTTTTCAGAAAACGAATTTGGTGGAAAGATACCGAGTTCCATTGGATTTTTGAAAGAACTGCGTCTTCTCAACTTGTCTGGTAACACATTAACAGGCAATATACCTCAATCATTGGCAAATCTGACAAATCTCGAGGAACTAGACTTGTCTCGAAATCAGCTGTTAGGTCAGATTCCTAGTGAGCTTGGCAGTCTATCTTTTTTGTCAATTATGAACTTCTCCCATAACAATCTCGAAGGTCCAATACCGCGAAGCACACAGTTTCAAAGACAAAGCTGTTCAGCATTCATGTACAACTCCAACCTCTATGGTCTCGAAGATATATGTGGAAAGACACATGTCCCTAATCCTACACCACAAGAGTCCGAAGATTTGTTCGAGCCAAAAGAACAAGTGATTAGTTGGATTTCAGCTGGGATAGCCTATGGACCTGGTGTATTTTATGGGTTGGTGATTGCACATAAATTATCTCCACACATACACAAGTGGTTCATGTAA